In Vulpes vulpes isolate BD-2025 unplaced genomic scaffold, VulVul3 u000000698, whole genome shotgun sequence, one DNA window encodes the following:
- the LOC140597370 gene encoding uncharacterized protein, with amino-acid sequence MGNLNSLHCDGSAVETTGTEPSTQSGDLRPQQQLKIYTLYRSRELDSQTEIPEGAAVITTEPEYSRQPGYICPGARRKLFAIRRNRRVQPTDDRPEGAGVITTEPESRRNPWYTCPGAWPKMFSILRIRRVQPTDDRPEGAGVITTEPEYSRQPGYICPGARRKLFAIRRNRRVQPTDDRPEGAGVITTEPESRRNPWYTCPGAWPKMFSILRIRRVQPTDDRPEGAGVITTEPESRRNPWYTCPGAWPKMFSILRIRRVQPTDDRPEGNQMEHHVRDHGAQRK; translated from the exons gatctgCTGTGGAAACCACAGGAACAGAACCTAGCACACAATCTGGAGACCTCCGCCCTCAACAACAGCTGAAAATATACACCCTCTACCGAAGCAGGGAACTGGACTCCCAAACAGAGATcccagagg gagctgctgtgataacaaccgaacctgaatatagcagacaacctgggtacatctgcccaggagcacggcgaaagctctttgcaatccgcagaaacagaagagttcagccaacagacgacaggccggagg gagctggagtgataacaaccgaacctgaatctcgaagaaacccttggtacacctgccctggagcatggccaaaaatgttttccatcctccgtatcagaagagttcagccaacagacgacaggccggagg gagctggagtgataacaaccgaacctgaatatagcagacaacctgggtacatctgcccaggagcacggcgaaagctctttgcaatccgcagaaacagaagagttcagccaacagacgacaggccggagg gagctggagtgataacaaccgaacctgaatctcgaagaaacccttggtacacctgccctggagcatggccaaaaatgttttccatcctccgtatcagaagagttcagccaacagacgacaggccggagg gagctggagtgataacaaccgaacctgaatctcgaagaaacccttggtacacctgccctggagcatggccaaaaatgttttccatcctccgtatcagaagagttcagccaacagacgacaggccggagg